In Candidatus Omnitrophota bacterium, a genomic segment contains:
- a CDS encoding biotin--[acetyl-CoA-carboxylase] ligase has protein sequence MIDETILKILRTRREGYVSGEEICKLADVSRAAIWKHIEKLREEGYEIEASPHLGYRLVHAPDRLIPSEIQWNMKTRTLGRDIISYKKLDSTNDAAYEMAENNCRDGLVVIAEEQMKGKGRHGRHWTSPPKGGIYLSCVLRPDMPPEGIPRITLLAAVSLATSIRKVSGLEASIKWPNDILIHNKKVCGILTEMKAEQDNISFVVVGIGVNVNTAAKALPRGASSIREEMRAAGRDVAVSRVELTRNMLETLDSHYYLLRTKGFGPIIEEWKALSSMLGSRIRVVLHNRTFDGTAHDLDSDGSLVVRLDSGILEKVSSGDVEMVR, from the coding sequence ATGATCGATGAGACGATACTGAAGATATTGAGGACCAGGCGCGAAGGATATGTGTCGGGGGAAGAGATCTGCAAGCTTGCGGATGTCTCAAGGGCGGCCATCTGGAAGCATATAGAGAAGCTGAGGGAGGAGGGGTATGAGATCGAGGCATCGCCTCACCTCGGCTATCGTCTCGTACATGCGCCGGACCGGCTCATACCTTCCGAGATACAGTGGAATATGAAGACGAGGACGCTGGGCAGGGATATAATATCGTACAAGAAACTTGATTCGACGAACGATGCCGCATACGAAATGGCGGAAAATAACTGCCGCGACGGCCTCGTGGTAATAGCCGAAGAACAGATGAAAGGGAAGGGGAGGCACGGCCGGCACTGGACATCGCCTCCGAAGGGGGGTATATACCTGTCATGCGTATTGAGGCCCGATATGCCGCCGGAAGGCATACCCAGGATAACGCTCCTGGCGGCCGTCTCATTAGCGACCTCTATTCGTAAAGTATCCGGGCTGGAGGCGTCTATAAAATGGCCGAACGATATCCTCATTCACAATAAGAAGGTGTGCGGTATACTTACAGAGATGAAGGCGGAACAGGATAATATAAGCTTTGTAGTGGTGGGCATAGGGGTCAATGTAAATACCGCGGCAAAGGCCCTGCCCAGAGGCGCGTCCTCGATACGCGAGGAGATGCGCGCCGCAGGCCGTGACGTTGCCGTATCCCGGGTTGAGCTTACGCGTAATATGCTGGAGACGCTCGATTCCCACTATTATTTGTTGCGCACGAAAGGTTTTGGCCCTATTATAGAGGAATGGAAGGCCCTATCTTCGATGCTGGGTTCCAGGATAAGGGTGGTATTGCATAACAGGACATTTGACGGGACGGCGCACGACCTGGATAGCGATGGGTCGCTGGTGGTGCGTCTCGATTCCGGAATCCTTGAGAAGGTTTCGTCAGGGGATGTGGAGATGGTGAGATAA
- the uvrB gene encoding excinuclease ABC subunit UvrB → MSQFKLISDFEPKGDQPDAIKRLTEGLERGYPFQTLLGVTGSGKTFTMANVIVNIGKPVLVISHNKTLAAQLYSEFKEFFPHNAVEYFVSYYDYYQPEAYIPQTDIYIEKDASINEDIDRLRLSATSSLMSREDCIIVASVSCIYGLGSPEEYGEMLAVLEEGQEISRDDLLKKLVSIHYTRNDYDFKRSTFRVRGDTVEIYPAYTKTAYRVEQFGDRVEHIYEIDPLKGDVISMIKKVGIYPAKHFVTTPARIEAAIKSIEEELSGRLEELKRENKLVEAQRLGSRTRYDIEMMREIGYCNGIENYSRHMSARPAGSRPWCLIDYFPKGFLTIIDESHVTVPQIRGMYNGDRARKETLVDFGFRLPSALDNRPLKFDEFENLVGNVIFVSATPSDYEAGKSGKNIIEQVIRPTGLVDPPIEVRPTSNQIDDLIKEIRERAHRKERVLVTTLTKRLAEDLARYLQEMGLKVKYLHSEIDAIGRVEILRDLRLKKFDCLVGINLLREGLDLPEVSLVAILDADKEGFLRSETSLIQVAGRAARNVNGKVLMYADTVTRSMKKAIDETTRRRKVQTKFNEDNKITPRSIEKAIREGIESYRKAREIVSGAVEETDDQYDITTLISELQHDMEVAARNLQFERAAVLRDEIAELKEKIRKKTNS, encoded by the coding sequence ATGTCCCAATTTAAACTCATAAGCGATTTCGAACCGAAGGGCGACCAGCCGGATGCCATAAAACGGTTGACGGAAGGCCTTGAGAGAGGATATCCGTTCCAGACTCTCCTCGGGGTCACCGGCTCGGGCAAGACGTTCACTATGGCAAACGTCATAGTGAATATCGGGAAACCTGTGCTCGTCATCTCCCACAACAAGACCCTCGCCGCGCAGCTTTACAGCGAATTCAAAGAATTCTTTCCCCATAACGCAGTCGAATACTTTGTGAGTTATTACGATTATTACCAGCCGGAAGCGTATATCCCGCAAACGGATATCTACATAGAAAAGGATGCCTCCATAAACGAGGACATAGACCGCCTGCGCCTCTCGGCTACCAGCTCGCTCATGTCGCGCGAGGATTGCATCATAGTGGCCAGCGTCTCATGCATATACGGCCTTGGGTCCCCGGAGGAATACGGCGAGATGCTGGCCGTACTTGAGGAGGGGCAGGAGATCTCCCGGGATGATCTGCTTAAAAAACTCGTCTCCATACATTACACCCGGAACGATTATGACTTCAAGCGCTCGACGTTCAGGGTCCGCGGCGATACGGTGGAGATATATCCTGCTTACACGAAGACTGCCTACCGTGTGGAGCAGTTCGGCGACAGGGTAGAGCATATCTACGAGATAGACCCGCTGAAGGGCGATGTGATATCAATGATAAAAAAGGTCGGCATATATCCGGCCAAACATTTTGTCACGACCCCGGCCAGGATCGAAGCGGCCATAAAGTCGATCGAGGAGGAGCTGTCCGGCCGTCTCGAAGAACTTAAAAGGGAGAATAAGCTGGTTGAGGCGCAGCGTCTCGGGTCCAGGACGCGATATGACATAGAGATGATGAGGGAGATAGGGTATTGCAACGGGATCGAGAATTATTCGCGCCACATGTCAGCCCGCCCGGCCGGGTCGAGGCCCTGGTGCCTGATCGACTATTTCCCCAAAGGGTTCCTGACCATCATAGATGAATCGCATGTAACGGTGCCGCAGATAAGGGGTATGTATAACGGCGACAGGGCAAGGAAGGAGACGCTGGTCGATTTCGGGTTCCGTCTTCCGTCCGCGCTTGACAACAGGCCCCTCAAATTCGATGAATTCGAGAACCTGGTGGGTAATGTAATATTCGTATCGGCTACCCCTTCCGATTATGAGGCAGGGAAGAGCGGGAAGAATATCATAGAGCAGGTCATACGGCCGACAGGGCTCGTGGACCCTCCCATAGAGGTGAGGCCCACCTCGAACCAGATAGACGACCTGATAAAGGAGATAAGGGAGCGTGCCCATAGGAAGGAGAGGGTGCTCGTCACGACCCTCACAAAGCGGTTGGCAGAGGACCTCGCCAGGTACCTCCAGGAGATGGGGCTCAAGGTAAAGTATCTCCACTCCGAGATAGACGCCATAGGACGGGTAGAGATATTGAGGGACCTGCGTCTAAAGAAATTTGACTGTCTTGTGGGCATAAACCTTCTGCGCGAAGGGTTGGACCTCCCAGAGGTCTCGCTCGTCGCCATACTCGATGCCGATAAGGAAGGGTTCCTGAGGAGCGAGACGAGCCTGATACAGGTGGCCGGGAGGGCCGCCAGGAACGTCAACGGGAAAGTCCTCATGTATGCAGATACGGTGACCAGGTCGATGAAGAAGGCGATAGATGAGACGACGAGGCGCCGTAAGGTGCAGACAAAATTCAACGAGGATAATAAGATAACCCCGCGGTCCATAGAAAAGGCGATACGGGAAGGGATAGAGTCGTACAGAAAGGCGCGCGAGATAGTGAGCGGCGCAGTAGAGGAGACGGACGATCAATATGATATAACTACGCTCATCTCGGAGCTGCAGCACGATATGGAGGTGGCGGCAAGGAATCTGCAGTTTGAGCGCGCCGCTGTGTTGAGGGACGAGATCGCGGAGTTAAAAGAAAAGATCAGAAAAAAGACAAATTCTTAA
- the nadC gene encoding carboxylating nicotinate-nucleotide diphosphorylase, giving the protein MQLDKDRALPIIRAALKEDIGKGDITTDALIGKFHSSKAVMITKEECVACGLQIAEWTMGAVDYSVRFKPNCKDASFVGAGKELAFIEGHAASILKAERTMLNFISFLSGIATKTKRFVEIARPYGVKIMDTRKTLPILRYLEKYAVSMGGGSNHRMGLYDQVLVKDNHIKVRGLEPGVGRKRIELRDLVETARKKSQKGTVIEIEVTTPEEFSDALAGKPEIVMLDNMSPREIKACVEIRRISKTRPLLEASGGITLDNLEEYVKTRVDIISVGSLTSSVDSIDMSLEII; this is encoded by the coding sequence ATGCAGTTAGATAAAGATAGGGCGCTGCCTATTATCAGGGCGGCGCTGAAAGAGGATATCGGTAAAGGCGACATCACGACAGACGCGCTTATAGGCAAATTCCATAGTTCCAAGGCCGTCATGATCACAAAAGAGGAATGCGTGGCCTGCGGGCTCCAGATAGCGGAATGGACCATGGGGGCCGTGGATTACAGTGTAAGGTTCAAGCCCAATTGTAAAGACGCAAGTTTCGTCGGCGCAGGCAAGGAGCTCGCTTTCATCGAAGGCCATGCCGCCTCCATATTGAAGGCCGAGCGCACCATGCTTAATTTTATCTCTTTCTTAAGCGGCATAGCTACGAAGACGAAGAGGTTTGTCGAGATAGCAAGGCCGTACGGAGTAAAGATCATGGATACGCGCAAGACCCTGCCTATCCTGAGGTACCTGGAAAAATATGCCGTCTCGATGGGCGGCGGTTCCAACCACCGCATGGGGCTTTACGACCAGGTGCTGGTGAAGGATAATCACATAAAAGTCAGGGGTTTGGAGCCGGGAGTTGGGAGGAAAAGAATAGAATTAAGAGACCTTGTCGAGACGGCGAGGAAGAAGAGCCAGAAGGGGACGGTGATCGAGATAGAGGTGACGACCCCGGAAGAGTTCAGCGATGCGCTGGCAGGCAAGCCGGAGATCGTCATGCTCGATAATATGAGCCCGCGCGAGATAAAGGCATGCGTCGAAATAAGGCGCATCTCGAAAACCCGGCCTCTCCTGGAGGCCTCCGGAGGCATCACTCTCGATAATCTTGAGGAATACGTAAAGACGAGGGTCGATATCATATCCGTCGGCTCGCTCACGAGCTCCGTGGATTCGATAGATATGTCGTTGGAAATAATATAA
- a CDS encoding glycosyltransferase, whose amino-acid sequence MRVAIVHDWLVNKRGAEQILKVILEIYPQADIFTLANDPKKTFETFRQKKVTTSFIQHLPFSGRHFRMYLPLFPKAVESFDLRGYDLVISVHHCVAKGAKAGKGARHISYCLTPMRYIWVYEDEYFGRFRKMARPLVRYLKRWDVRTAANPDIFLAISNHVRGRVKRCYNKDSEVVFPPVDTGYFLNESPPKRENFYLIVGELVPYKRTELAIRAFNAIERPLVIIGNGPCRGRLKKMAGRNIKFLDWQPAESLKDYYSRARALVYPQKEDFGIVAVEAQAAGCPVIAYKKGGALDTVVDGVTGVFFEGKTPGFLIEAIRKLDTMRLSHRDIVENAKRFDKEIFKERFIEAVEGKPVPREVEYAVR is encoded by the coding sequence GTGAGAGTAGCCATAGTCCATGACTGGTTGGTGAATAAGCGCGGGGCGGAGCAGATATTGAAGGTCATACTCGAGATCTACCCGCAGGCCGATATATTCACGCTCGCCAACGACCCCAAAAAAACGTTTGAGACGTTCAGGCAGAAGAAGGTGACGACCTCTTTCATCCAGCATCTCCCGTTTTCCGGCAGGCATTTCAGGATGTACCTTCCGCTATTTCCCAAAGCCGTAGAGAGTTTCGACCTGCGCGGTTACGATCTCGTCATAAGCGTCCACCACTGCGTTGCCAAGGGCGCAAAAGCCGGGAAGGGGGCCAGGCATATCTCCTACTGCCTTACCCCCATGAGGTACATATGGGTCTACGAGGATGAATACTTCGGCCGTTTCAGGAAGATGGCACGGCCGCTCGTGCGCTATCTGAAGAGATGGGATGTCCGCACCGCGGCCAATCCGGATATATTCCTGGCTATTTCAAACCATGTCAGGGGCAGGGTGAAACGGTGTTATAATAAGGATTCCGAAGTCGTATTCCCGCCGGTCGACACGGGATACTTCCTGAACGAATCACCGCCGAAGAGGGAAAATTTTTACCTTATCGTCGGGGAGCTGGTGCCGTACAAGAGGACCGAGCTTGCGATACGGGCTTTCAACGCGATCGAGAGGCCCCTGGTCATCATCGGCAACGGCCCGTGCAGGGGACGCCTTAAGAAGATGGCCGGGAGAAATATAAAGTTCCTCGACTGGCAGCCGGCAGAATCCCTCAAAGATTATTACTCAAGGGCCAGGGCGCTTGTCTATCCCCAGAAGGAGGACTTCGGCATAGTCGCCGTCGAGGCTCAAGCCGCAGGTTGCCCCGTGATAGCTTATAAAAAAGGAGGCGCGCTGGATACGGTCGTTGATGGAGTGACCGGGGTATTCTTCGAAGGTAAGACGCCGGGGTTCCTGATCGAAGCCATAAGGAAGCTGGATACCATGCGCCTGTCGCACCGTGATATAGTAGAGAACGCGAAGCGGTTCGATAAGGAGATATTCAAAGAGCGGTTCATCGAAGCGGTGGAGGGGAAACCCGTCCCGCGCGAGGTTGAGTATGCAGTTAGATAA
- a CDS encoding valine--tRNA ligase, with translation MMAELPKAYNPHDVEDGIYRLWEEKGYFHAGPDPRKRPYSIVIPPPNITGILHMGHALNDTIQDILIRFKRMQGFEAEWMPGTDHAGIATQNVVEKKLAQAGVKRGDLGREKFVEEVWRWREEYGSTIVRQLKKLGCSCDWQRIRFTMDEGLSDAVLEVFTRLYDKGLIYKGNYIINWCPRCQTALSDEESQHKDVEGMLYYIKYPVKSAFSRQPSAISKKRKAESCELKAESYVIVATTRPETMLGDVAIAVNPKDKRYKDLKGKTLILPLINRELKVIFDPIVDLKFGTGALKVTPAHDPVDFELGRKHALPEINVMNDNATINSEGGEYEGMDRFEAREAILEDLKERGLFVRSEPHRHAVGHCYRCHTMIEPRLSPQWFVKMKPLAKPAIDAVKKGKVRFYPERWTKVYLDWMENIRDWCISRQIWWGHRIPVYYCKKCIKSTVDSPQSTEKTKTVDRGPWTVDRSGIIVSKTRPAKCPECGSTEIEQDPDVLDTWFSSWLWPFSTFGWPERTEDLKYFYPTHTLVTAQEIIFFWVARMIMAGLEFMGDVPFRHVYIHGTVRDITGTKMSKSLGNIIDPLDMIKKYGTDALRFSIISITAQGQDVFLSESKFELGRNFANKLWNASRFILMNLKEEEIGVDMCVFFKAMKLSLPQRWILSRFYSTLSAVGESIDGYKFNEAANSIYEFLWHEFCDWYIEIAKSSLGEKATQVILYKVLEKSLRMLHPVMPFVTEEIWQKLPRDKDSVSASIMTSPWPHVQEEMISKDAETDMGTIIQLITAIRNMRAVWNIEPQRQIRSLVNVADKKDGQLLSENVEIIKRLAKISDIEIGRISKPANSAVTVVPGYEVYMPLEGLIDFKKESERLKKEGARIELEIRSISGRLKDKNFLSKAPEDVVRRQDERRSELEIQLKKIKDNLVSIKG, from the coding sequence ATGATGGCAGAGCTACCCAAGGCATATAATCCTCACGATGTCGAGGACGGCATATACAGGTTATGGGAAGAGAAGGGGTATTTTCACGCCGGACCCGACCCTCGGAAGAGACCATATTCTATAGTAATACCTCCGCCCAATATAACCGGCATACTCCACATGGGCCATGCCCTGAACGATACCATCCAGGATATCCTCATACGCTTTAAACGCATGCAGGGCTTCGAGGCCGAATGGATGCCCGGCACGGACCACGCCGGCATAGCGACCCAGAACGTGGTCGAGAAGAAGCTCGCTCAGGCGGGGGTGAAGCGGGGCGACCTGGGCAGGGAAAAGTTCGTTGAAGAGGTGTGGAGATGGCGCGAAGAGTACGGCTCTACTATAGTGCGCCAGCTCAAGAAGCTCGGCTGCTCCTGCGATTGGCAGAGGATCCGTTTCACCATGGATGAAGGGCTTTCTGACGCGGTCCTGGAGGTCTTCACGAGATTATATGATAAGGGCCTCATCTATAAAGGTAATTACATCATAAACTGGTGTCCCAGGTGCCAGACCGCATTATCCGATGAAGAGTCGCAGCATAAAGACGTAGAGGGGATGTTGTATTACATAAAGTATCCGGTGAAGTCAGCTTTCAGCCGTCAGCCGTCAGCTATCAGCAAAAAAAGAAAAGCTGAAAGCTGTGAGCTGAAAGCTGAAAGCTACGTTATCGTAGCTACGACGAGGCCGGAGACGATGCTGGGCGATGTCGCTATAGCGGTAAATCCCAAAGATAAGCGTTATAAAGACCTGAAAGGCAAGACGCTCATCCTCCCGCTCATAAACCGGGAGCTTAAGGTCATATTCGATCCTATAGTCGATCTGAAGTTCGGCACCGGGGCCCTCAAGGTCACGCCGGCGCATGATCCTGTCGATTTCGAGCTGGGCAGGAAGCATGCCCTCCCCGAGATAAACGTGATGAACGACAATGCGACCATAAACTCTGAAGGCGGCGAATACGAAGGGATGGACCGTTTTGAGGCGCGCGAAGCGATACTCGAAGACCTGAAAGAACGCGGTCTCTTCGTGAGATCGGAGCCGCACCGCCACGCCGTAGGCCACTGCTATCGCTGCCATACCATGATAGAGCCGCGGCTCTCTCCGCAATGGTTCGTGAAGATGAAGCCGCTTGCCAAACCTGCTATCGACGCGGTCAAAAAAGGAAAGGTCAGGTTCTATCCCGAAAGATGGACCAAGGTATATCTCGACTGGATGGAGAATATCCGCGACTGGTGCATCTCCCGGCAGATATGGTGGGGCCATCGTATCCCGGTTTACTACTGTAAAAAGTGTATAAAGTCCACAGTCGATAGTCCACAGTCCACAGAGAAAACGAAGACCGTGGACCGTGGACCGTGGACCGTGGACCGGAGCGGGATCATCGTTTCGAAGACAAGGCCCGCGAAGTGCCCTGAATGTGGTTCGACGGAGATTGAGCAGGACCCTGATGTGCTCGATACGTGGTTCTCATCGTGGCTGTGGCCGTTCTCCACATTCGGCTGGCCGGAGAGGACAGAGGACCTCAAGTACTTCTACCCGACGCATACCCTGGTGACGGCGCAGGAGATCATATTCTTCTGGGTCGCGAGGATGATAATGGCGGGTCTGGAGTTCATGGGCGACGTGCCGTTCAGGCACGTCTATATACACGGGACGGTGCGCGATATTACGGGGACGAAGATGTCCAAGTCGCTCGGCAATATAATAGACCCGCTCGACATGATAAAGAAATACGGCACCGATGCTCTCAGGTTCAGCATAATATCGATCACGGCCCAGGGGCAGGACGTATTCCTGTCCGAGAGCAAGTTCGAACTCGGCAGGAACTTCGCGAACAAGCTCTGGAACGCCTCCAGGTTCATACTGATGAACCTGAAAGAGGAAGAGATCGGTGTGGATATGTGCGTCTTCTTCAAAGCTATGAAGCTGTCGCTTCCACAGAGATGGATACTCTCAAGGTTCTATTCCACCCTTTCCGCCGTAGGGGAAAGTATCGACGGTTACAAGTTCAACGAGGCGGCAAACTCCATATATGAGTTCCTGTGGCACGAATTCTGCGACTGGTATATCGAGATAGCCAAATCCTCTCTCGGCGAGAAGGCGACCCAGGTCATACTCTATAAGGTCCTGGAGAAGTCGCTCAGGATGCTCCATCCGGTAATGCCTTTCGTCACGGAAGAGATATGGCAGAAACTCCCGCGGGACAAGGACAGCGTTTCCGCTTCGATAATGACCTCTCCCTGGCCGCACGTTCAGGAAGAGATGATATCGAAAGATGCCGAGACAGATATGGGGACGATCATACAGCTGATAACGGCCATAAGGAATATGCGTGCCGTGTGGAATATAGAACCCCAGCGGCAGATACGGTCTCTCGTGAACGTAGCCGACAAAAAGGACGGACAGCTTCTTTCTGAGAACGTCGAGATCATAAAACGCCTTGCTAAGATATCGGATATAGAGATAGGGCGCATATCGAAGCCGGCGAATTCGGCTGTCACGGTGGTGCCGGGTTACGAAGTATACATGCCGCTGGAAGGCCTCATAGATTTTAAGAAAGAGAGCGAGCGCCTCAAAAAGGAAGGGGCGAGGATAGAACTCGAGATACGTTCCATAAGCGGGCGCCTGAAGGACAAGAATTTCCTGTCGAAGGCCCCGGAGGACGTAGTCAGGCGGCAGGATGAGCGCAGGTCCGAACTGGAGATCCAGCTGAAGAAGATAAAAGATAATCTTGTCAGCATAAAAGGTTAA
- the cimA gene encoding citramalate synthase, translated as MKGIELYDTTLRDGSQSEGISFSVADKLRICEKIDELGIHFIEGGWPGANPKDMSFFKKAKDLRLKNARLVAFGSTRRAMTKPSRDKVLNWLLEAGTEFITIFGKSWDLHVKDVFGVELDENLRMVEDSVGFLRSEGKKVFFDAEHFFDGYKGNSAYAIKVLSAAERAGAERIILCDTNGGTITSQIFEIVEEVRRSIRTPLGIHTHNDCEMAVANSIAAVQAGCVHVQGTMNGYGERCGNANLVSLIAALKLKLDIDCVSDLALRELTEIARFVSEISNMKMQDNQPFVGTSAFAHKAGVHVNAILKNPKTYEHVDPHLVGNHRRLLVSELSGKSTVLKKAEEWDVDIGKGGKKSRNILKVMQDLEHKGYHFEAAEASLELLVKRIMKKFKEFFDVDNFRVIIEKKKGGRMSSEATIKLKVGKEAEHTASTGDGPVNALDSALRKALKKFYPRLAEMHLTDYKVRVLDEKAGTAATVRVLIQSQDKDDSWWTIGVSENVVDASWQALVDSVEYKLLKDSKG; from the coding sequence ATGAAAGGGATAGAGCTGTACGACACTACGCTTCGGGATGGTTCCCAGTCGGAGGGTATCTCGTTCTCGGTAGCCGATAAGCTGAGGATCTGCGAGAAGATCGACGAACTCGGCATCCATTTCATAGAGGGCGGGTGGCCCGGCGCGAACCCGAAAGATATGAGCTTCTTCAAAAAGGCGAAAGACCTCCGCCTGAAGAACGCCAGGCTGGTGGCGTTCGGCAGCACGCGCCGTGCTATGACGAAACCGTCGCGCGACAAGGTGCTCAACTGGCTCCTGGAGGCCGGAACGGAATTCATCACCATCTTCGGCAAGAGCTGGGACCTGCACGTGAAAGATGTCTTCGGGGTTGAGCTCGATGAGAACCTCAGGATGGTGGAGGATTCCGTAGGGTTCCTTAGGTCCGAAGGTAAGAAGGTATTTTTCGACGCCGAGCACTTTTTTGACGGCTATAAGGGGAACAGCGCATATGCCATAAAAGTCCTCTCGGCGGCAGAGCGCGCCGGGGCGGAGAGGATAATCCTCTGCGATACTAACGGCGGCACCATAACCTCTCAGATATTCGAGATAGTGGAGGAGGTCAGGAGATCGATCAGGACGCCCCTCGGTATCCATACGCATAACGACTGCGAAATGGCGGTCGCCAATTCTATAGCCGCGGTCCAGGCGGGGTGTGTCCATGTACAGGGGACTATGAACGGTTATGGCGAGAGGTGCGGCAATGCTAACCTGGTCTCTCTCATAGCCGCGCTCAAGCTCAAACTCGATATCGACTGCGTGTCCGACCTGGCCCTGAGAGAGCTTACCGAGATAGCCCGCTTCGTCTCCGAGATAAGCAACATGAAGATGCAGGATAACCAGCCCTTCGTGGGCACCAGCGCCTTCGCCCACAAGGCGGGCGTCCACGTGAACGCCATATTGAAGAACCCGAAGACCTACGAACACGTTGACCCGCACCTTGTCGGGAACCATCGCCGGCTTCTCGTCTCCGAACTCTCCGGGAAATCGACCGTCTTGAAGAAGGCGGAGGAGTGGGACGTAGATATCGGCAAGGGAGGCAAAAAGTCGCGTAACATCCTCAAGGTCATGCAGGACCTTGAACATAAAGGGTACCACTTCGAAGCGGCGGAGGCCTCCCTGGAACTTCTCGTGAAGCGGATCATGAAAAAATTCAAAGAGTTCTTCGATGTGGACAACTTCAGGGTCATCATAGAGAAGAAGAAGGGCGGCAGGATGTCCTCCGAGGCCACGATAAAGCTCAAAGTGGGAAAAGAGGCGGAGCATACCGCCTCTACGGGCGACGGCCCGGTCAATGCCCTGGACAGCGCCTTGCGGAAGGCGCTTAAAAAGTTCTACCCAAGGCTTGCCGAGATGCACCTTACCGATTATAAGGTCAGGGTCCTGGATGAAAAGGCGGGCACCGCCGCGACCGTGCGCGTCCTGATCCAGTCGCAGGACAAGGACGACTCCTGGTGGACCATAGGCGTCTCGGAGAACGTCGTCGACGCATCCTGGCAGGCGCTCGTCGATTCGGTCGAGTATAAACTTTTGAAGGACAGCAAGGGATAA
- a CDS encoding aspartate kinase, which translates to MSKGIIVQKYGGTSVADVERIKNVAGRVVESSRKGYDVVVVVSAIGDTTDNLIEMAKKVTKEPSERELDMLISTGEQVSCALLAMAIHELGRDAISFTGAQVGIITDNSFTRARIIDINAKRISEELKKGKIVIVAGFQGVNLNQEITTLGRGGSNLTAVALAKVLEAKMCEMYTDVEGVFTADPRIVKNARKIDRLSYEEMFELASLGAQVLQSRSVEFAMKFGVPVHVRSSFSSKEGTIISKEVKAMEDIVVSGVALTKDEAKVTICDVPDKPGIAAKLFKDIAKEGINVDMIIQNVSRTGATDVSFTVPGSDLARTVKTAKEVSRKIGAGEVLIDKDMAKISIVGIGMRSHSGVAAGMFEALAEKGINIEMISTSEIKISCVVSRKHSEEAVRAIHEKFGLGKK; encoded by the coding sequence ATGTCAAAAGGCATAATAGTGCAGAAATACGGCGGCACGAGCGTCGCCGATGTTGAGCGCATAAAGAATGTCGCCGGCAGGGTCGTGGAATCGAGCCGAAAGGGGTACGACGTCGTTGTGGTGGTGTCGGCGATAGGGGACACCACCGATAATCTTATAGAGATGGCCAAAAAGGTCACAAAAGAGCCGTCCGAGCGCGAACTCGACATGCTCATATCTACCGGAGAGCAGGTATCGTGCGCGCTCCTGGCGATGGCCATACATGAACTTGGCAGGGACGCCATATCTTTTACCGGGGCGCAGGTCGGCATCATCACCGATAACTCTTTCACCAGGGCGCGCATCATAGACATAAACGCGAAGCGGATAAGCGAGGAACTGAAGAAAGGGAAGATAGTCATCGTGGCCGGGTTCCAGGGAGTGAACCTTAACCAGGAGATAACGACGCTCGGCAGGGGCGGGTCTAACCTTACCGCGGTGGCGCTCGCGAAAGTCCTGGAGGCAAAGATGTGCGAGATGTATACGGACGTCGAGGGTGTCTTCACCGCCGACCCGCGGATAGTGAAGAATGCCAGGAAGATAGACCGGCTGAGTTACGAAGAGATGTTCGAGCTGGCGTCCCTGGGGGCGCAGGTCCTCCAATCCCGTTCGGTGGAGTTCGCCATGAAGTTCGGGGTCCCAGTACACGTCCGTTCAAGTTTCTCTTCGAAAGAGGGCACAATAATCTCTAAGGAGGTAAAGGCCATGGAAGATATAGTGGTGTCCGGGGTCGCGCTGACCAAGGACGAGGCGAAGGTCACCATCTGTGATGTCCCCGATAAGCCGGGGATCGCGGCAAAGCTATTCAAGGATATCGCTAAAGAGGGCATCAACGTCGACATGATCATACAGAACGTATCGCGCACAGGCGCGACCGACGTATCGTTCACCGTGCCGGGGAGCGACCTGGCCAGGACCGTGAAGACGGCAAAAGAGGTATCCCGCAAGATAGGCGCGGGAGAGGTCCTGATAGACAAAGATATGGCCAAGATATCCATAGTGGGCATAGGTATGCGCAGCCACTCCGGCGTTGCCGCTGGCATGTTCGAAGCGCTCGCCGAGAAGGGTATCAATATAGAGATGATATCGACGAGCGAGATAAAGATATCCTGCGTGGTGAGCAGGAAGCACAGCGAAGAAGCGGTGAGGGCCATACACGAAAAGTTCGGCCTCGGCAAAAAGTGA